The following proteins are co-located in the Haloterrigena turkmenica DSM 5511 genome:
- a CDS encoding universal stress protein, with protein MDNALVVIDDTDAHRELLAEAGRLAHDTGATLTVLAWITPEQVNETADNLEVIEQMEGTSYSEPDSKSTAEQFAQQVAEDVFDSFDEPIEYTTDGIVVEESERADEVIASAEELGSDHLFVVGRRRSPTGKALFGDFAQRILLNFDGTVTIKMD; from the coding sequence ATGGATAACGCACTCGTCGTCATCGATGACACGGACGCCCACCGAGAACTGCTCGCGGAAGCCGGCCGACTCGCTCACGATACGGGCGCGACGCTGACCGTGCTCGCGTGGATCACGCCGGAGCAGGTCAACGAGACGGCGGATAACCTGGAGGTAATCGAGCAGATGGAGGGGACGTCGTACAGCGAGCCCGATTCGAAGTCCACCGCGGAGCAGTTCGCACAACAGGTCGCCGAGGACGTGTTCGACTCGTTCGACGAGCCGATCGAGTACACTACCGACGGAATCGTCGTCGAGGAGAGCGAGCGCGCCGACGAGGTCATCGCCTCCGCGGAGGAACTCGGCAGCGACCACCTCTTCGTCGTCGGCCGGCGCCGATCGCCGACCGGGAAAGCGCTGTTCGGCGACTTCGCCCAGCGCATCCTGCTCAACTTCGACGGCACCGTGACGATCAAAATGGACTGA
- a CDS encoding IclR family transcriptional regulator codes for MAEPKHPVRTVDRAMEIVEIIQELDGAGVSEIAEQVDIGKSAVHNHLNTLVNREYLVKEGDEYQIGLSFLGLGAYARDRTQIYETARSEIDKLANETGELANLLVEKNGMGIYLYQAQGQNAVELDTHEGKQVRLHCTGLGKSILAFRPRDEVTEILDKHGMPKMTEQTITDRDQLFNELDQIREQKYAVDNEERLAGLCCVSAPITNGEERSIGAISVACPVHRISEERFYEELPDAVLGTANVIELEHNYS; via the coding sequence ATGGCAGAACCGAAACATCCGGTCCGGACGGTCGACAGAGCGATGGAGATCGTGGAGATCATTCAGGAACTCGACGGTGCGGGCGTCTCAGAGATCGCTGAGCAGGTCGATATCGGCAAGAGCGCGGTTCACAACCACCTGAACACGCTCGTGAACAGGGAGTACCTCGTCAAGGAGGGCGACGAGTACCAGATCGGTCTCTCGTTCCTCGGCCTCGGCGCGTACGCTCGAGACCGAACCCAGATCTACGAGACGGCGCGATCCGAGATCGACAAGCTCGCGAACGAAACCGGTGAGTTGGCGAACCTCCTCGTCGAGAAAAACGGGATGGGGATCTACCTCTATCAGGCGCAGGGCCAAAACGCCGTGGAGCTCGATACGCACGAGGGCAAGCAGGTCAGACTGCACTGCACCGGACTGGGCAAGTCAATCCTCGCCTTCCGACCCCGCGACGAAGTCACCGAGATTCTCGACAAGCACGGGATGCCCAAGATGACCGAGCAGACGATCACGGACCGCGACCAACTGTTCAACGAACTCGACCAGATCCGAGAGCAGAAGTACGCGGTCGACAACGAGGAGCGTCTCGCCGGCCTCTGCTGTGTCTCCGCGCCCATTACGAACGGCGAGGAACGGAGCATCGGCGCTATCAGCGTCGCCTGTCCAGTCCACCGGATCAGCGAGGAGCGGTTCTACGAGGAGCTCCCGGACGCCGTCCTCGGCACCGCGAACGTCATCGAACTCGAGCACAACTACTCCTAA
- a CDS encoding alpha-N-arabinofuranosidase, protein MANARITVHTAADIDRIAPEVHGHFSEHLGRCVYEGLWTSDSSEENGFREDVVELLSDLEIPVLRWPGGCFADDYHWEDGVGPQEERPRRRNLFWAQGPEDLPEESNAFGTDEFLQLCERIDTEPYLAANVGSGTPQEAANWVEYCNYDGDTELADRRRDNGHEEPYGVKYWGLGNENWGCGGQMSPEQYAREYRRYATYVGTQSNLMFDHDIELIACGFEGHEWNRRFLEEINQSRWGVEFPLDHLTLHHYYGRGMNVDEADEDQYDRMLVEALEMERHIERMAGAINAVATTRDIGVIIDEWGTWHPEATADNGLEQPGTVLDALSAAAVLDVFNHHSDVLTMTNIAQTVNVLQCLIETDEDEAWARPTYRVFDLYAPHKGSEAVQTSVDTPTRELDDDEDSELPLVGASASVDDDETYVTVTNLDCREEKTIEVALEGVDLDSATIEGELLFADQEPDLEVDADNADEFAAEELDVSVDSDTLIAELPASTVAGISIQ, encoded by the coding sequence ATGGCTAACGCACGGATTACGGTTCATACTGCAGCGGATATCGACCGCATCGCCCCCGAGGTTCACGGTCACTTCTCCGAACACCTCGGACGGTGCGTCTACGAGGGACTCTGGACCAGTGACAGCTCCGAGGAGAACGGATTCCGGGAGGACGTCGTCGAGCTCCTTTCCGATCTCGAGATTCCCGTTCTTCGCTGGCCCGGCGGCTGTTTCGCCGACGACTACCACTGGGAAGACGGCGTCGGTCCCCAGGAGGAGCGACCGCGGCGACGGAACCTCTTCTGGGCGCAGGGCCCCGAGGACCTCCCCGAGGAGTCCAACGCCTTCGGCACCGACGAGTTCCTGCAACTCTGCGAGCGAATCGACACGGAGCCGTACCTCGCGGCCAACGTCGGTTCCGGCACCCCGCAGGAGGCTGCCAACTGGGTCGAGTACTGCAACTACGACGGCGACACCGAGCTCGCCGACCGACGACGCGATAACGGTCACGAGGAACCCTACGGCGTCAAGTACTGGGGCCTCGGTAACGAGAACTGGGGCTGTGGCGGTCAGATGTCGCCCGAACAGTACGCTCGCGAGTACCGCCGGTACGCCACCTACGTCGGCACCCAGTCGAACCTGATGTTCGACCACGACATCGAACTCATCGCCTGCGGCTTCGAGGGTCACGAGTGGAACCGCCGCTTCCTCGAGGAGATCAACCAGTCCCGGTGGGGCGTGGAGTTCCCGCTCGACCACCTCACGCTGCACCACTACTACGGCCGCGGGATGAACGTCGACGAGGCCGACGAGGACCAGTACGACCGCATGCTCGTCGAAGCCCTCGAGATGGAACGCCACATCGAGCGGATGGCCGGCGCGATCAACGCCGTCGCGACGACCCGCGACATCGGCGTCATCATCGACGAGTGGGGGACCTGGCATCCCGAGGCGACGGCCGACAACGGGCTCGAGCAGCCGGGGACCGTCCTCGACGCGCTCTCCGCGGCGGCCGTTCTAGACGTCTTCAACCACCACAGCGACGTTCTGACGATGACGAACATCGCGCAGACGGTCAACGTCCTGCAGTGTCTCATCGAGACCGACGAGGACGAGGCCTGGGCGCGTCCCACCTACCGCGTCTTCGATCTGTACGCGCCGCACAAGGGTAGCGAGGCCGTGCAGACGTCGGTCGACACGCCGACGCGCGAACTCGACGACGACGAGGACAGCGAACTGCCGCTCGTCGGCGCGTCCGCGTCGGTCGACGACGACGAGACCTACGTTACCGTCACGAACCTCGACTGCCGCGAGGAGAAGACGATCGAAGTCGCCCTCGAGGGCGTCGACCTCGACTCGGCGACTATCGAGGGCGAACTGCTGTTCGCGGATCAAGAGCCCGACCTGGAAGTCGACGCAGACAACGCCGACGAGTTCGCCGCCGAGGAACTCGACGTGTCGGTCGACAGCGACACCCTGATCGCCGAGCTGCCGGCGTCGACGGTCGCTGGAATCTCGATCCAGTAA
- a CDS encoding ABC transporter ATP-binding protein, whose product MSNREHRLEGYRDAVEWPLVRLFVRFSRQRRHWFSIGLLAGLFERIASLIPPFVLGVAIDAVFNQTTAYDLPLVPNGIVPSTTEGQLWFSFALIFGCYVLTALLATVRMLSVDYFSHHLMHVVRTSTYDKMQQLDVRFFDGHEKGELMSILNNDISNFEQFFDDALTRAVRIGTVLLGITGILVYLNWQLAVVTLGAVPVLTAFTLWFMRRVEPVYDRIRSSVGGMNTRLENNLGGIHLIKTMTTESYESDRVGDVSYRYFDTNWERIKLNTMYHPGSNFITNASFAATFIIGGYWVVIGPPPLFSGTLTVGSLVTFLFMSQRFTGPLKQIAVIIEQYENARASGKRVVGLMDMPVAIEDREDATALSDVGGRVEYDDVSFAYDPDEEYVLEDISFEVDPGETVAFVGPTGAGKSTVVRLLMRMYETDEGEVRIDGHDVRDVTLSSLRDAIGYVSQENYLFGGTVRENIAYGTFDATDEAVVAAAEAAQAHTFIEELPDGYDTEVGEEGVKLSGGQRQRIALARIILSDPEILVLDEATSDVDTETEMLIQRSIEEITADRTTFVIAHRLSTVRDADTILVLDDGEIVERGSHGALLERDGLYANLWKVQAGEINELPETFVERITQNN is encoded by the coding sequence GTGTCCAACAGAGAACACCGATTGGAGGGGTATCGTGACGCAGTCGAATGGCCGCTAGTCCGTCTCTTCGTCCGATTCAGTCGGCAGCGTCGCCACTGGTTCTCGATCGGACTCCTCGCCGGCCTGTTCGAGCGGATCGCGTCGTTGATCCCGCCGTTCGTGCTGGGCGTCGCCATCGACGCCGTGTTCAACCAGACGACGGCGTACGACTTGCCGCTCGTCCCGAACGGCATCGTTCCCTCGACGACGGAGGGACAGCTCTGGTTCTCGTTTGCGCTGATCTTCGGGTGTTACGTACTCACGGCGCTGCTGGCGACGGTGCGGATGCTTTCCGTCGACTACTTCTCCCACCACCTGATGCACGTCGTTCGCACGTCGACCTACGACAAGATGCAGCAACTGGACGTTCGCTTCTTCGACGGCCACGAGAAGGGCGAACTCATGAGCATCCTGAACAACGACATCTCCAACTTCGAGCAGTTCTTCGACGACGCGCTCACGAGGGCGGTTCGGATCGGGACGGTCCTCCTGGGAATCACCGGAATTCTCGTCTACCTGAACTGGCAACTCGCCGTCGTGACGCTGGGAGCGGTCCCCGTGCTCACCGCGTTCACGCTGTGGTTCATGCGTCGGGTCGAGCCGGTCTACGACCGGATCCGATCGAGCGTCGGCGGCATGAACACCCGCCTCGAGAACAATCTCGGCGGGATCCACCTCATCAAGACGATGACGACGGAGTCCTACGAGTCCGACCGCGTCGGGGACGTCTCCTACCGCTACTTCGATACGAACTGGGAGCGGATCAAGCTCAACACGATGTACCATCCGGGGAGTAACTTCATCACGAACGCGTCGTTCGCGGCGACGTTCATCATCGGCGGCTACTGGGTCGTCATCGGGCCGCCGCCGCTGTTCAGCGGGACGCTCACCGTCGGCTCGCTCGTCACCTTCCTGTTCATGAGCCAGCGGTTCACCGGCCCGCTCAAGCAGATCGCGGTCATCATCGAGCAGTACGAGAACGCGCGCGCGTCCGGCAAACGCGTCGTCGGCCTCATGGACATGCCCGTCGCCATCGAGGACCGCGAGGACGCGACGGCGCTGTCCGACGTCGGCGGCCGCGTCGAGTACGACGACGTGAGCTTCGCCTACGATCCCGACGAGGAGTACGTCCTCGAGGACATCTCGTTCGAGGTCGATCCGGGAGAGACGGTCGCGTTCGTCGGCCCGACCGGCGCGGGCAAGTCCACAGTGGTCCGCCTCCTCATGCGAATGTACGAGACCGACGAGGGGGAGGTCCGGATCGACGGCCACGACGTCCGCGACGTGACGCTGTCGAGTCTCCGGGACGCGATCGGCTACGTCAGTCAGGAGAACTACCTCTTCGGCGGCACCGTCAGGGAGAACATCGCGTACGGGACCTTCGACGCGACCGACGAAGCGGTCGTCGCGGCCGCCGAGGCCGCGCAGGCCCACACGTTCATCGAGGAGCTTCCGGACGGCTACGACACCGAGGTCGGCGAGGAAGGCGTCAAGCTCTCGGGCGGCCAGCGCCAGCGGATCGCGCTCGCGCGTATCATCCTCTCGGATCCGGAGATCCTCGTCCTGGACGAGGCGACCAGCGACGTCGACACCGAGACGGAGATGCTCATCCAGCGCTCGATCGAGGAGATCACCGCCGACAGGACGACGTTCGTCATCGCCCACCGGCTGTCGACGGTTCGCGACGCCGACACCATCCTCGTCCTCGACGACGGGGAGATCGTCGAGCGGGGGAGCCACGGCGCGTTGCTCGAGCGGGACGGTCTCTACGCGAACCTCTGGAAGGTGCAGGCGGGCGAGATCAACGAGCTCCCGGAAACGTTCGTGGAGCGCATCACGCAGAACAACTGA
- a CDS encoding hydroxypyruvate isomerase family protein: protein MPAVSVCVELVYDDEPFHERIARAAAAGADAVEFWDWRGKDLERLERAAAEAEIPIAGCVADGTLTDPEATDDAVETIRESIETAADLGIPTLIATSGPDQEGLDRATQRGAIVDVLSRVALDAEAADVTIALEPLNTAVDHPGNYLETSAEGLEIVDAVDSPNVRLLYDVYHQQITEGDVVRAITENVDRIGHIHVADVPGRHEPGTGELDYETVFAAIDEAGYDGYVGCEFSPVGDADEAIATVLNWR from the coding sequence ATGCCGGCGGTCTCCGTCTGCGTGGAGCTGGTGTACGACGACGAGCCGTTCCACGAGCGGATCGCACGGGCCGCCGCGGCGGGCGCCGACGCCGTCGAGTTCTGGGACTGGCGCGGGAAGGACCTCGAGCGGCTCGAGCGCGCCGCCGCCGAAGCCGAGATTCCGATCGCCGGCTGCGTCGCGGACGGGACGCTCACCGATCCCGAGGCAACCGACGACGCCGTCGAGACGATCCGCGAGTCGATCGAGACGGCGGCCGACCTCGGCATTCCCACGCTCATCGCGACGAGCGGACCGGATCAGGAGGGACTGGATCGGGCGACCCAGCGCGGCGCGATCGTCGACGTCCTCTCGCGGGTCGCACTCGACGCCGAAGCGGCGGACGTAACGATCGCGCTGGAACCGTTGAATACGGCGGTCGATCACCCCGGCAACTACCTCGAGACGTCCGCCGAGGGGCTCGAGATCGTCGACGCGGTCGACTCGCCGAACGTTCGGCTGCTGTACGACGTCTACCATCAGCAGATCACTGAGGGAGACGTCGTTCGAGCGATCACGGAGAACGTCGACCGAATCGGCCACATTCACGTCGCCGACGTTCCCGGACGGCACGAACCAGGCACCGGCGAACTCGACTACGAGACCGTCTTCGCGGCGATCGATGAGGCGGGGTACGACGGCTACGTCGGCTGCGAGTTCTCGCCGGTCGGCGACGCCGACGAGGCGATTGCGACCGTGCTGAACTGGCGCTGA
- a CDS encoding ABC transporter substrate-binding protein, translated as MAMAGCLGGTSGETNTFVEPITVDPTNYQFNHLNLQNPFSHAMQSDQLQRYFINDSSFESYAVSIEEFEGETAVLKVRDGLTWHNGDPGDPVDADDLYTKLVTDAIIGDTISTLWTDIERVGDKSVELTLDGTINEQLFRDGLNYYWLETPFRLYKDYVERWEDATSDDEISDIRSDLRNDSFDESKVKGNGPFQFEERDNRHLKMTLYEHHPDADNINWENWELHKVSTDTASVLLGGEVDGIRNFSAPETVFEQAPDDLLNAQLPALWGHSLPFNHEDDDFSNIRVRQAVSEFIDRQACADNYGRLGQPVEAPSGLVGNIDGQNEQTNRWEDKVSDEMAEQLYRYDDPERGRRLLRNEGYQKDDGTWYRPNGDPFELTIKVPAGYTDWHPVYETIVDNLTNEGIGAELQRIEASAYWADHYTAANFKVASTGWTLQRSSPYYVFDMYYNIDTEFMNLDPENLEAPPMGEPDGDLQSVDPRGLMDELLVAQDEERATELTDQLAWITNQTVPMLQLNEINDPVWFYTDDWEVPEPDSPKYQSKWPLWWFPRNGELQAKD; from the coding sequence ATGGCAATGGCCGGTTGTCTCGGGGGCACATCGGGGGAGACAAACACGTTCGTCGAGCCGATAACGGTGGATCCGACGAACTATCAGTTCAACCATCTCAATCTGCAGAACCCGTTCTCGCACGCGATGCAGAGCGACCAGCTCCAGCGGTACTTCATCAACGACAGCTCGTTCGAGTCGTACGCGGTCTCCATCGAGGAGTTCGAGGGCGAGACTGCCGTTCTGAAGGTTCGGGACGGTCTCACGTGGCACAACGGTGACCCGGGAGATCCGGTCGACGCCGACGACCTCTACACGAAACTCGTCACCGACGCGATCATCGGTGACACGATCTCGACTCTCTGGACGGACATCGAGCGGGTCGGTGACAAGTCCGTCGAACTCACCCTCGACGGAACGATCAACGAGCAACTGTTCCGGGACGGACTGAACTACTACTGGCTCGAGACGCCGTTCCGACTGTACAAGGACTACGTCGAGCGGTGGGAGGACGCGACGAGCGACGACGAGATCAGCGACATCCGGAGTGACCTCCGTAACGACTCGTTCGACGAGTCGAAGGTGAAGGGGAACGGTCCCTTCCAGTTCGAGGAGCGGGACAACCGCCACCTCAAGATGACCCTGTACGAACACCACCCCGACGCGGACAACATCAACTGGGAGAACTGGGAGCTCCACAAGGTTTCGACCGACACCGCGAGCGTGCTACTCGGCGGCGAAGTCGACGGAATTCGGAATTTCTCCGCACCCGAAACGGTCTTCGAGCAGGCACCCGACGACCTCCTGAACGCGCAACTCCCCGCGCTGTGGGGGCACTCGCTTCCCTTCAACCACGAGGACGACGACTTCAGTAACATCCGGGTTCGACAGGCCGTCAGCGAGTTCATCGACAGGCAGGCCTGCGCGGACAACTACGGCCGGCTCGGACAGCCGGTCGAGGCGCCGAGCGGGCTCGTCGGAAACATCGACGGCCAGAACGAACAGACCAACCGATGGGAGGACAAGGTCTCCGACGAGATGGCCGAACAGCTCTACCGCTACGACGATCCGGAGCGCGGTCGACGACTGCTCCGCAACGAAGGGTACCAGAAGGACGACGGTACGTGGTACCGTCCCAACGGTGACCCGTTCGAACTGACGATCAAGGTCCCTGCGGGATATACCGATTGGCATCCGGTCTACGAGACGATCGTCGATAATCTCACGAACGAAGGTATCGGTGCCGAACTGCAGCGGATCGAGGCGTCTGCGTACTGGGCCGACCACTACACCGCGGCGAACTTCAAGGTGGCGTCGACGGGATGGACGCTCCAGCGATCCAGTCCGTACTACGTCTTCGACATGTACTACAACATCGACACGGAGTTCATGAACCTCGACCCCGAGAACCTCGAGGCTCCGCCGATGGGCGAACCCGATGGCGACCTCCAGTCGGTCGATCCGCGCGGTCTGATGGACGAGTTGCTCGTCGCACAGGACGAGGAGAGAGCGACCGAGCTCACCGATCAGCTCGCGTGGATCACTAACCAGACGGTCCCCATGCTCCAACTCAACGAGATCAACGACCCGGTCTGGTTCTACACGGACGACTGGGAGGTCCCGGAGCCGGACTCCCCGAAGTACCAGTCGAAGTGGCCCCTCTGGTGGTTCCCGCGGAACGGTGAGCTGCAGGCGAAGGACTGA
- a CDS encoding glycoside hydrolase family 127 protein: MGPRDAVTDGISLSEVAIDDGFWSPRRERNRDVTIEYQYEQLEESGSLENFRRVAAGESGDFQGMWFQDTDAYKWIEAASYVLAQRDDPELEAKVDGVISLIADAQQPDGYLNTYFSLVEPENRWTNLHMMHELYCAGHLIEAAVAHYRATEKETLLEVAVDFADLVDDVFGDEVEGVPGHEEIELALLKLYRVTDETRYLELAKYFIDLRGKDDRLAWEIDNPETLGGGEYEDGSIIPAARDVFTHEDGTYDGRYAQAHEPLRDQETVEGHSVRAMYLFAAATDLAIETGEDELIESLERLWTNMTTKRMYVTGGLGPEEAHEGFTTDYDLRNDAYAETCAAIGSVYWNQRLFELSGEAKYADLIERTLYNGFLAGVSLDGTEFFYENPLESDGDHHRKGWFTCACCPPNAARLLASLGEYVYSQRDSAIYVNQYLGSSVTTAVDGATVELSQDSSLPWSGEVTVDVDADGASVPLRLRIPEWAESSTVTVNGESVETPSEGYLEIERVWDDDRIELTFEQTVTRLEAHPDVAADAGRVALKRGPLVYCLEAIDNDRPLHQYEDPSPTSTTHRPDLLEGVTVIEGEASVPDRAGWDGRLYRPADETARERTEFTAVPYYAWDNREPGAMRVWIRS, from the coding sequence ATGGGTCCACGAGATGCGGTTACGGACGGGATTTCGCTCTCCGAAGTCGCGATCGACGACGGATTTTGGTCGCCGCGACGGGAGCGAAACAGGGACGTGACGATCGAGTACCAGTACGAACAACTCGAGGAGTCGGGCTCCCTCGAGAACTTCCGGCGCGTCGCCGCCGGGGAGTCCGGCGACTTTCAGGGGATGTGGTTTCAGGACACGGACGCGTACAAGTGGATCGAAGCCGCCTCGTACGTGCTCGCCCAGCGCGACGATCCGGAGCTGGAAGCGAAGGTCGACGGGGTCATCTCGCTGATCGCCGACGCACAGCAGCCCGACGGCTATCTGAACACGTACTTCTCGCTGGTCGAACCCGAGAACCGGTGGACGAACCTCCACATGATGCACGAACTCTACTGCGCCGGGCATCTGATTGAGGCCGCGGTCGCCCACTACCGTGCAACGGAGAAGGAGACGCTGCTCGAGGTGGCGGTCGACTTCGCAGATCTTGTCGACGACGTCTTCGGCGACGAGGTCGAGGGCGTTCCCGGCCACGAGGAGATCGAACTGGCGCTCCTGAAGCTCTACCGGGTCACCGACGAGACGCGGTATCTCGAGCTCGCGAAGTACTTCATCGACCTCCGCGGGAAGGACGACCGACTGGCGTGGGAGATCGACAATCCGGAGACGCTCGGCGGCGGCGAGTACGAGGACGGTTCTATCATTCCTGCCGCACGGGACGTCTTCACCCACGAGGACGGAACGTACGACGGGCGGTACGCCCAGGCCCACGAGCCGCTCCGGGACCAGGAGACCGTCGAAGGCCACTCCGTCAGGGCGATGTACCTGTTCGCGGCCGCGACGGACCTCGCCATCGAGACGGGCGAAGACGAGTTGATCGAGTCCCTCGAGCGCCTCTGGACGAACATGACGACAAAGCGGATGTACGTCACCGGCGGGCTCGGTCCCGAGGAAGCCCACGAGGGGTTCACGACGGACTACGACCTCAGGAACGACGCCTACGCCGAGACCTGCGCCGCGATCGGGAGCGTCTACTGGAACCAGCGGCTGTTCGAACTCTCCGGCGAGGCGAAGTACGCCGACCTCATCGAGCGGACGCTGTACAACGGCTTCCTCGCCGGCGTCTCGCTGGACGGGACCGAGTTCTTCTACGAGAATCCCCTCGAGAGCGACGGCGACCACCACCGAAAGGGTTGGTTCACCTGCGCGTGCTGTCCGCCGAACGCGGCCCGGCTGCTCGCGTCGCTGGGCGAATACGTCTACAGCCAGCGGGACTCGGCGATCTACGTCAATCAGTACCTCGGCAGTAGCGTCACGACGGCGGTCGACGGCGCGACCGTCGAGCTATCGCAGGACAGCTCCCTCCCGTGGTCGGGCGAGGTGACCGTCGACGTCGACGCCGACGGGGCGTCGGTGCCGCTCCGACTCCGCATCCCGGAGTGGGCCGAGTCGTCGACGGTGACGGTAAACGGCGAGTCGGTCGAGACGCCGTCCGAGGGCTACCTCGAGATCGAACGGGTGTGGGACGACGACCGGATCGAGCTGACCTTCGAGCAGACGGTCACGCGGCTGGAAGCCCATCCTGACGTGGCGGCCGACGCCGGTCGCGTCGCCCTCAAACGCGGGCCGCTCGTCTACTGCCTCGAGGCGATCGACAACGACCGGCCGCTCCACCAGTACGAGGATCCGTCGCCCACCTCGACGACGCACCGACCGGACCTACTCGAGGGCGTCACGGTCATCGAGGGCGAAGCGAGCGTGCCGGACCGGGCGGGTTGGGACGGCCGACTGTACCGGCCGGCCGACGAAACGGCTCGAGAACGAACCGAGTTCACGGCGGTCCCGTACTACGCGTGGGACAACCGCGAGCCGGGAGCGATGAGAGTCTGGATTCGGTCGTAG
- a CDS encoding MATE family efflux transporter, translated as MTRVPNPFRLVILYIGLALARAGLIDRDRAVQTTALAWPRIVTGIARMSKNAVDVAMVGVAVGTAAVAGVGFAGPFWGLAFAIGGGVAGGAIALVSQRYGADATDELGLAVRSSTLLIVVLSVPITVVFWFVPHELISVLSSNERAIEYGATYLQVVGFGIPFAGLNLVGSRTLVGADDSYIAMQVRAGGALANIGLNAVFIFGFGWGVAGAALGTVLSNVVVTATFAIGISRGRFPGIGEFPVQVDPLGTYLDPGTVRDLIEIGLPIGARNLVWTVAEFPMLSILDIFGENTVAAFVIARRIWGIMNAPGWGFGLASSSLVGQALGRNDEVTAEAYGRDIIRFAVATYALSAILIALFAEQIVVLFASDPTSPEIPIAVDLIYAACAAVVFQGVSGAAAGPLDASGDTRIPFASQFLGMFFGSIPLAYLGATTALGYWGLYLAFVAETTIPAAINYWRFRTDKWKSISEAYRPDAAVGDD; from the coding sequence GTGACCCGGGTCCCGAATCCGTTCCGCCTGGTAATTCTCTATATCGGTCTCGCGCTCGCGCGCGCCGGACTCATCGACCGCGACCGCGCCGTCCAGACGACCGCCCTCGCGTGGCCGCGGATCGTTACCGGGATCGCGCGGATGTCGAAAAACGCAGTCGACGTGGCGATGGTCGGTGTGGCAGTCGGCACCGCCGCCGTCGCCGGCGTCGGGTTCGCGGGACCGTTCTGGGGACTCGCCTTCGCGATCGGCGGCGGCGTCGCCGGCGGCGCGATCGCGCTCGTCTCACAGCGATACGGCGCGGACGCCACCGACGAACTGGGGCTCGCCGTCCGCTCGAGTACACTGCTCATCGTGGTGCTGAGCGTTCCGATCACGGTCGTGTTCTGGTTCGTTCCCCACGAGCTTATTTCCGTACTGAGCAGCAACGAACGGGCGATCGAGTACGGGGCGACGTACCTGCAGGTCGTCGGCTTCGGAATCCCCTTCGCGGGGCTGAACCTCGTCGGAAGCCGGACGCTCGTCGGCGCCGACGACTCCTACATCGCGATGCAGGTTCGGGCCGGCGGCGCCCTCGCTAACATCGGTCTGAACGCCGTGTTCATCTTCGGATTCGGCTGGGGCGTCGCCGGCGCGGCGCTCGGGACGGTCCTCTCGAACGTCGTCGTGACGGCGACGTTCGCGATCGGGATCAGCCGCGGTCGCTTCCCCGGCATCGGCGAGTTTCCCGTTCAGGTGGATCCGCTGGGGACGTATCTCGATCCCGGGACGGTCCGCGATCTGATCGAGATCGGACTTCCGATCGGCGCCCGGAACCTCGTCTGGACCGTCGCCGAGTTCCCGATGCTCTCCATCCTCGATATCTTCGGGGAGAACACCGTCGCCGCGTTCGTCATTGCCCGCCGCATCTGGGGCATAATGAACGCGCCCGGCTGGGGGTTCGGACTCGCTTCGTCCAGTCTGGTGGGCCAGGCGCTCGGACGAAATGACGAGGTGACGGCCGAAGCGTACGGACGCGACATCATCCGATTCGCGGTGGCGACGTACGCCCTCTCCGCGATCCTCATCGCGCTGTTCGCCGAACAGATCGTCGTGTTGTTCGCGAGCGATCCGACGAGCCCGGAGATTCCGATCGCCGTCGACCTCATCTACGCCGCCTGTGCCGCGGTCGTCTTTCAGGGCGTCTCCGGCGCCGCTGCCGGCCCGCTCGACGCGAGCGGCGACACGCGAATTCCGTTTGCCAGCCAGTTCCTCGGGATGTTCTTCGGCTCGATCCCGCTCGCGTACCTCGGCGCGACGACCGCGCTCGGATACTGGGGGCTGTACCTCGCGTTCGTCGCCGAGACGACGATTCCCGCCGCGATCAACTACTGGCGGTTCCGGACCGACAAGTGGAAATCCATCAGCGAAGCGTACCGGCCCGACGCCGCGGTTGGCGACGACTGA